In the genome of Photobacterium sp. TLY01, one region contains:
- the gcl gene encoding glyoxylate carboligase yields MAKMKAIEAAVEVLKKEGVIQAFGVPGAAINPMYAALKKLGGIDHILARHVEGASHMAEGYTRTNPGNIGVCIGTSGPAGTDMITGLYSAAADSIPILCITGQAPRARLHKEDFQAVDIESIAKPVAKWATTVLEPAQVPRAFQQAFHLMRSGRPGPVLIDLPIDVQLAEIEFDIDSYEPLEAYKPTASRAQIEKALTMLNQSEKPLIVAGGGVINAGASDLLQQFAEITGVPVIPTLMGWGSIPDNHELMVGMVGLQTAHRYGNANMLASDFVFGVGNRWANRHTGSVDVYTKGRKFVHIDIEPTQIGRVFCPDLGIVSDAKAALELIVEVARDMKAAGKLADRSAWVSECQQRKATMLRKTHYTETPVKPMRVYEEMNKVFGEETCYVSTIGLSQIAAAQFLHVYKPNHWINCGQAGPLGWTIPAALGVRAADPQRPVVALSGDYDFQFMIEELAAGAQFNLPYIHVLVNNSYLGLIRQAQRQFDIDYCVQLAFENQNAPELNGYGVDHVAVVEGLGCKAIRVTDPEKIADALREAQVLMNKHKVPVVVEVILERVTNIAMGVEIDGINEFEALTEDQADAPTAITFNQ; encoded by the coding sequence ATGGCGAAGATGAAGGCAATTGAAGCCGCCGTTGAAGTTTTGAAAAAAGAAGGCGTTATTCAGGCATTTGGTGTACCCGGTGCAGCGATTAACCCCATGTATGCTGCACTGAAAAAACTGGGTGGCATTGATCATATTCTGGCCCGCCACGTGGAAGGTGCTTCTCACATGGCTGAAGGTTACACGCGTACCAATCCCGGTAATATCGGTGTTTGTATCGGTACTTCAGGTCCAGCGGGTACAGATATGATCACAGGATTGTATTCAGCAGCGGCTGATTCTATTCCAATTCTGTGTATCACAGGCCAGGCACCACGTGCCCGTCTGCACAAGGAAGATTTCCAGGCGGTTGATATCGAGAGTATCGCGAAACCCGTCGCGAAATGGGCAACTACAGTACTGGAGCCAGCGCAAGTGCCGCGCGCATTCCAGCAGGCTTTCCATCTGATGCGCTCAGGCCGTCCGGGGCCGGTATTGATTGACCTGCCGATTGACGTTCAGCTGGCTGAGATTGAATTCGATATCGACAGCTATGAACCGCTGGAAGCTTACAAGCCAACAGCCAGCCGTGCTCAGATTGAAAAAGCATTAACCATGCTGAACCAATCAGAAAAACCACTGATTGTTGCCGGTGGCGGTGTGATTAATGCCGGCGCGTCCGACTTGCTGCAGCAGTTCGCTGAGATCACCGGTGTGCCTGTGATTCCAACATTGATGGGCTGGGGTTCTATTCCGGACAACCACGAATTAATGGTGGGTATGGTGGGTCTGCAGACAGCACACCGTTACGGTAACGCTAACATGCTGGCTTCTGACTTTGTGTTTGGTGTGGGTAACCGCTGGGCAAACCGTCACACAGGTTCAGTGGATGTGTACACTAAAGGCCGCAAGTTTGTTCACATTGATATCGAGCCGACTCAGATTGGTCGCGTATTCTGCCCTGATCTGGGTATCGTATCGGATGCAAAAGCCGCACTGGAACTGATTGTTGAAGTTGCCCGCGATATGAAAGCCGCTGGCAAACTGGCCGACCGCAGCGCCTGGGTTTCTGAATGTCAGCAGCGTAAAGCCACCATGCTGCGTAAGACGCACTACACTGAAACGCCAGTCAAACCTATGCGTGTTTACGAAGAAATGAACAAGGTGTTTGGCGAAGAGACCTGTTACGTGAGCACCATTGGTCTGTCTCAGATTGCTGCCGCTCAGTTCCTGCATGTGTACAAGCCAAACCACTGGATTAACTGTGGTCAGGCTGGTCCTCTGGGCTGGACAATCCCTGCTGCTCTGGGTGTACGCGCTGCTGATCCGCAACGTCCGGTTGTGGCATTGTCCGGTGACTATGACTTCCAGTTCATGATCGAAGAGCTGGCAGCCGGTGCGCAGTTTAACCTGCCCTATATCCACGTACTGGTGAATAACTCTTACCTGGGTCTGATCCGTCAGGCACAGCGTCAGTTCGACATCGATTACTGTGTCCAGCTGGCGTTCGAGAACCAGAACGCGCCGGAGCTGAACGGTTATGGTGTTGACCACGTTGCTGTGGTTGAAGGTCTGGGCTGTAAAGCCATTCGCGTGACCGATCCTGAGAAGATCGCCGATGCATTACGTGAAGCGCAGGTTCTGATGAACAAGCACAAAGTTCCAGTTGTGGTTGAAGTGATTCTGGAGCGCGTCACGAACATCGCGATGGGTGTTGAAATTGACGGCATCAACGAGTTTGAAGCCCTGACCGAAGATCAGGCAGATGCGCCAACGGCCATCACCTTCAATCAATAA
- a CDS encoding glycerate kinase, which yields MQMETHAFLTALFNRAVKQALPGETLKHYLPEDRTGKAVVIGAGKAAASMARALESVWEGELEGLVVTRYGHTAECQKIEVIEAAHPVPDDAGREVAERILNLVEGLNENDLVICLLSGGGSALLSLPAPGITFSQKQQINKALLKSGAAIDEMNCVRKHLSAIKGGRLAKAVAPAQLITLAISDVPGDEATVIASGPTVADPTTSKDALDILSRYQVSVPDSVTEWLHSPESETVKPGDACLERARFELIASPQLSLEAAAEEASQWGIPAHILSDCIEGESRDVAKVHAALAKQIADREQPFTTPCVLLSGGETTVTVRGEGRGGRNSEFLLSLYHELQGHPQIFALAADTDGIDGVEDNAGAVLNPQSYHQGQALELNSQDYLDNNDGYTFFKQLDSLLTTGPTLTNVNDFRAILILPKEESGH from the coding sequence ATGCAAATGGAAACGCATGCATTTTTGACTGCACTGTTTAATCGTGCAGTAAAACAGGCCCTGCCCGGTGAAACCCTGAAGCACTATTTACCTGAAGACAGAACAGGTAAAGCGGTGGTCATAGGGGCGGGTAAAGCCGCCGCCTCAATGGCCAGAGCACTGGAAAGTGTCTGGGAAGGTGAATTGGAAGGTCTGGTCGTGACTCGTTATGGTCACACCGCAGAATGCCAGAAGATCGAAGTGATCGAAGCTGCCCACCCGGTGCCGGATGATGCTGGCCGGGAAGTGGCCGAACGTATCCTGAATCTGGTGGAAGGGCTGAACGAGAACGATCTTGTAATCTGTCTCCTGTCTGGTGGCGGATCGGCCTTGCTGAGTTTGCCTGCTCCCGGCATCACCTTCTCGCAAAAGCAGCAAATTAATAAAGCCTTGCTGAAATCCGGGGCGGCCATTGATGAAATGAACTGTGTACGCAAGCACCTGTCTGCCATTAAAGGCGGAAGGCTGGCGAAAGCCGTCGCACCGGCACAGTTGATTACACTGGCCATTTCGGACGTACCCGGCGATGAAGCAACCGTGATTGCTTCCGGCCCGACGGTTGCTGATCCGACGACCAGCAAAGATGCCTTAGACATATTGAGCCGCTATCAGGTGAGCGTACCTGACTCAGTCACTGAGTGGTTACACAGCCCTGAATCTGAAACGGTAAAACCGGGTGATGCCTGTCTCGAGCGGGCAAGGTTCGAGCTGATCGCCAGCCCTCAGCTGTCTTTGGAAGCGGCTGCCGAAGAGGCCAGTCAGTGGGGGATCCCTGCGCATATCCTGAGTGATTGCATTGAAGGTGAATCTCGTGATGTCGCTAAAGTACACGCAGCGCTTGCCAAGCAGATTGCCGACCGCGAACAGCCGTTCACAACGCCTTGCGTCTTACTGTCTGGTGGTGAAACCACGGTGACAGTGCGGGGTGAGGGACGTGGCGGGCGTAACAGTGAGTTTCTGCTGAGCCTGTATCATGAACTGCAGGGCCATCCGCAGATCTTCGCACTGGCCGCTGATACCGATGGTATTGACGGGGTCGAAGATAATGCCGGTGCGGTACTGAACCCGCAGAGTTATCACCAGGGGCAGGCTCTGGAACTCAATAGCCAGGACTATCTGGATAACAATGATGGATACACTTTCTTTAAACAATTGGATTCATTGTTAACCACGGGTCCAACATTAACGAATGTGAATGATTTTCGCGCCATTCTGATTCTTCCGAAGGAGGAATCCGGTCACTGA
- a CDS encoding NCS2 family permease, translated as MERIKDFFKLQENGTDIKTEFIAGFTTFATMAYVVAVVPGMLSKGGIPFASAMTVTVIMTILTTLAMALYTNRPFILAPGLGSVAIFSFTLLGGGVPLPVASGIVFISGVLFMLVSFLGIRNFIVRIIPPSIKVSVGVGIGLFIALLGLKQAGIVVANAKKNVLIFGDLASTDALLAFFGFFLVLFFVARKTRGGIILAVLITTLVGIPLGVTQLPTHMFAMPGGVDDLVFQLDIVGALSPQYLPFLLAFFIPDFFSTLGTLLGVGAQAGYLDKDGNLPGIEKNFHVDSCATTFGSLFSCPVLTTYLESSAGVEAGGRTGLTAVFTAALFVLTLFISPLVTLIPTAATAPVLIYIGFAMMSSMRKVNYDDITQYLPAFVCVAMTIFSFNSGNGIAAAMVVYAFLKLATNRFKEDHWSVYLIAISMIYYFYVVAGH; from the coding sequence ATGGAACGCATCAAGGACTTTTTCAAACTGCAAGAAAATGGCACGGATATCAAAACCGAGTTTATCGCCGGATTCACCACCTTCGCCACGATGGCCTATGTGGTGGCTGTCGTGCCCGGTATGCTGAGCAAAGGCGGGATTCCCTTTGCCTCGGCCATGACAGTCACTGTGATCATGACAATTCTCACGACCCTGGCAATGGCGCTTTATACCAACCGGCCGTTTATTCTGGCGCCGGGCCTGGGCAGCGTGGCGATTTTCTCCTTCACACTGCTGGGCGGCGGCGTCCCGTTGCCGGTTGCCTCCGGCATTGTTTTTATCAGCGGTGTGCTGTTTATGCTGGTGTCTTTTCTGGGGATCAGAAATTTCATCGTTCGTATCATACCGCCGAGTATCAAAGTCTCAGTCGGCGTCGGCATCGGGCTGTTTATCGCGCTGCTTGGGCTCAAGCAGGCAGGGATTGTGGTTGCCAATGCCAAGAAAAATGTGCTGATTTTTGGCGATCTGGCATCGACCGACGCCCTGCTGGCCTTTTTCGGGTTTTTCCTGGTGTTGTTTTTCGTAGCCCGCAAAACCCGGGGCGGTATTATTCTGGCGGTGCTGATCACCACGCTGGTGGGCATTCCACTCGGTGTCACCCAGTTGCCAACTCACATGTTTGCCATGCCGGGCGGCGTGGATGATCTGGTGTTTCAACTTGATATCGTCGGTGCCCTGTCACCGCAGTATCTGCCTTTCCTGCTGGCCTTTTTTATCCCGGATTTCTTCTCGACCCTGGGCACCTTACTGGGGGTCGGTGCGCAGGCCGGTTATCTGGATAAAGACGGCAACCTGCCGGGCATTGAGAAAAACTTCCACGTAGACTCTTGTGCGACGACCTTTGGTTCGCTGTTCTCGTGCCCGGTACTGACCACGTATCTGGAAAGCTCTGCGGGCGTAGAAGCCGGCGGCCGTACCGGCCTAACCGCGGTATTCACGGCAGCCTTGTTTGTTCTGACCCTGTTTATTTCACCACTGGTGACTCTGATCCCGACAGCCGCGACCGCACCTGTGTTGATTTATATTGGTTTTGCCATGATGTCTTCGATGCGAAAAGTAAACTACGATGACATCACACAGTATCTGCCGGCATTTGTCTGTGTCGCCATGACCATCTTCAGCTTTAATTCGGGTAACGGGATTGCCGCAGCCATGGTGGTTTATGCATTCCTGAAACTGGCCACAAATCGCTTTAAGGAAGATCACTGGTCTGTGTATCTCATTGCCATCTCAATGATTTACTACTTTTACGTCGTGGCCGGCCACTAA
- a CDS encoding adenosine deaminase — MTTLTLPEFIRRLPKADIHYHLLGGVRLNTMLDLARKYQVDLPEAEAKSYYRAYQTPGGPRKGGIAALTFLYQLMQETADYERVLFEVAEDAHHSGVKYIETFWNPSDVALPYAEINDALVRTIDHCQQVFDITIRLIPSINREKSPEDAVAMVEAMIAHPHPYVLGIGIDYKEHQAPVENFWKAYRLAARHGYKLTAHCSEFGLHWRNVETGIELIGVDRIDHGYSIINNPELMAKYAALGIPFTVVPSNTYFLQQWPKHDEWRVKHPIRAMAEAGLNIIPCTDDWHMHDTHTSKCYQVMVEDFGFDVYSLKTMMLNSLYASWLPTAQITQWAKEWSRCFDELFAQLDYQPKLSTKELILYRREHNGKK; from the coding sequence GTGACGACCCTGACTTTACCTGAATTTATTCGCCGCCTGCCCAAAGCCGATATTCATTATCACTTGCTGGGCGGGGTACGGCTGAACACCATGCTGGACCTTGCCCGCAAGTACCAGGTTGATCTTCCGGAAGCCGAGGCCAAAAGCTACTACCGCGCTTACCAGACGCCTGGCGGCCCGCGCAAAGGCGGGATTGCCGCTCTGACATTCCTGTATCAGTTGATGCAGGAAACGGCCGATTATGAAAGAGTGCTGTTTGAAGTTGCAGAAGATGCCCACCACAGCGGTGTAAAATACATTGAAACCTTCTGGAACCCGTCCGATGTGGCTTTGCCTTACGCAGAGATCAATGATGCACTGGTGCGCACTATCGATCATTGCCAGCAGGTGTTTGATATCACCATACGTCTGATTCCCTCAATTAATCGCGAAAAATCCCCGGAAGACGCCGTTGCTATGGTAGAGGCCATGATTGCCCACCCGCACCCCTATGTGCTGGGCATCGGAATCGATTACAAAGAACATCAGGCGCCGGTTGAAAACTTCTGGAAGGCATACCGGCTGGCGGCGAGACACGGATACAAGCTGACAGCGCATTGTTCTGAGTTTGGCCTGCACTGGCGCAATGTCGAAACCGGCATTGAGCTCATCGGGGTTGATCGGATTGATCATGGTTACAGCATTATCAATAACCCTGAGCTCATGGCGAAATACGCGGCGCTGGGCATCCCTTTTACCGTGGTGCCGTCCAATACCTACTTCCTGCAGCAATGGCCAAAGCATGACGAATGGCGGGTCAAACACCCGATCCGTGCCATGGCAGAAGCGGGCCTGAACATTATCCCCTGCACTGATGACTGGCACATGCACGATACCCATACCAGCAAATGCTATCAGGTGATGGTTGAGGACTTCGGATTTGATGTCTATAGCCTGAAGACCATGATGCTGAACAGCCTCTACGCAAGCTGGCTGCCCACAGCACAGATTACACAGTGGGCAAAAGAATGGAGCCGCTGCTTTGATGAGTTGTTTGCTCAGCTGGACTATCAGCCAAAACTCAGTACCAAAGAACTCATTTTGTATCGACGTGAACACAACGGAAAAAAATAA
- a CDS encoding 2-hydroxy-3-oxopropionate reductase, with product MTTIAFIGTGIMGKPMAENLQKAGHQLVFSDHYNPAPADLVANGAQVVHSAKAAAELAEYIILMVPNTPQVEDVLFSENGVAEVLKPGQTVIDMSSISPIETKTIAARVKETGAEYLDAPVSGGEVGAINAALTIMVGGSEEAYAKALPLFEVMGKNINLVGDNGAGQICKVANQIIVALNIEAVAEALVFASKAGADPARVREALMGGFANSKVLEVHGERMVKGTFDPGFRIQLHQKDLNLALSGAEALGMSLPNTQSAQNLFDACVKLGGEGWDHSALIRAIEELANHSIRQ from the coding sequence ATGACGACTATCGCATTTATCGGTACAGGCATCATGGGTAAACCTATGGCCGAGAACCTGCAGAAAGCTGGACACCAACTGGTCTTTTCTGACCATTACAATCCAGCGCCGGCAGATTTGGTTGCCAACGGCGCTCAGGTTGTCCACTCGGCAAAAGCCGCGGCGGAACTGGCTGAATACATCATCCTGATGGTGCCAAATACCCCTCAGGTGGAAGATGTCCTGTTCAGTGAAAATGGTGTGGCCGAAGTCCTGAAGCCGGGTCAAACCGTGATTGATATGAGTTCAATCTCGCCAATCGAGACCAAAACAATTGCAGCTCGCGTGAAAGAAACCGGTGCGGAATACCTGGATGCGCCTGTCTCTGGTGGTGAAGTGGGTGCGATTAATGCAGCTCTGACCATCATGGTGGGCGGTAGCGAAGAAGCCTACGCCAAAGCACTGCCACTGTTTGAAGTCATGGGCAAGAACATCAACCTGGTCGGTGATAACGGTGCAGGCCAGATCTGTAAAGTGGCGAACCAAATCATCGTTGCGCTGAACATTGAAGCGGTTGCTGAAGCTCTGGTATTTGCCTCGAAAGCCGGTGCCGATCCAGCCCGTGTTCGTGAAGCGCTGATGGGTGGCTTTGCCAACTCTAAAGTACTGGAAGTGCACGGTGAGCGTATGGTGAAAGGCACCTTTGACCCAGGTTTCCGTATCCAGCTGCACCAGAAAGATCTGAATCTGGCGCTGTCAGGCGCTGAAGCGCTGGGTATGTCTCTGCCAAACACCCAGTCGGCTCAGAATCTGTTTGATGCCTGTGTGAAACTGGGCGGCGAAGGCTGGGATCACTCAGCACTGATTCGTGCGATTGAAGAGCTGGCGAATCACAGCATCCGTCAGTAA
- a CDS encoding transglutaminase family protein — MEEQLNATDYFDFDHPAIQNFSQQVTGNTAAEKAISIYYLVRDEIVYNPYTLQDGLPSLKASYCFQKNQAYCIPKAALMVALCRLHGIPARLGLADVINHLSTPALVEWLGTDYFALHGYAEIWLNQGWVKVTPVFDRALCEKFNVAPLEFDGKHDAILHSATKDGRQHMEYVKYHGCFDDMPIELIQKTASEAYPKFADLFNQNRVSAH; from the coding sequence ATGGAAGAGCAACTGAACGCGACCGACTACTTTGATTTTGATCACCCGGCCATCCAAAACTTCAGTCAGCAGGTAACAGGGAATACAGCAGCCGAGAAGGCCATCAGCATTTATTATCTGGTCCGCGATGAAATTGTTTACAATCCTTATACGCTGCAAGACGGCCTGCCCAGCCTGAAAGCCAGCTATTGCTTTCAGAAAAACCAGGCATATTGCATCCCAAAAGCGGCGCTTATGGTCGCACTATGCCGTCTGCATGGTATCCCCGCCCGTCTTGGCCTCGCGGATGTCATCAATCACTTATCAACGCCGGCCTTGGTTGAATGGCTGGGAACAGACTATTTCGCGTTGCATGGCTATGCAGAGATCTGGCTGAATCAGGGTTGGGTGAAAGTCACGCCTGTCTTCGATCGTGCTTTATGCGAGAAGTTTAACGTTGCCCCCCTGGAATTTGACGGTAAACATGACGCTATTCTCCATTCCGCGACAAAAGATGGTCGGCAACATATGGAGTATGTAAAATACCACGGTTGTTTTGATGACATGCCCATTGAATTGATTCAAAAAACAGCCTCTGAGGCTTATCCGAAGTTTGCAGATTTATTCAATCAGAACCGGGTTAGCGCTCACTAG
- the hyi gene encoding hydroxypyruvate isomerase, translating into MPKLAANLSMLFTEVPFMDRFEAAAQAGFRGVEYLFPYAFEAEAIQAKLNQFGLTQVLFNLPAGDWEAGDRGIAVDPKRVEEFRAGVPEAIRYAKALNCTQVNCLAGIVPAGVTPGQAEATFVDNLRFAAAELKKAGIHLIIEAINTRDIPGFFLNTTKQGLDIIEKVGSDNLELQYDIYHMQIMEGDLATTLSRELGQIRHVQLADNPGRHEPGTGEINYHFMFRHLDEIGYEGWVGCEYKPQTTTAEGLGWLKEFNQI; encoded by the coding sequence ATGCCGAAATTAGCAGCAAACCTATCCATGCTCTTTACGGAAGTACCTTTCATGGATCGTTTTGAAGCCGCCGCGCAGGCGGGCTTCCGTGGCGTGGAATATCTGTTCCCTTATGCCTTTGAAGCAGAAGCGATTCAGGCAAAGCTGAATCAGTTTGGTCTGACTCAGGTGCTGTTCAATCTGCCTGCGGGCGATTGGGAAGCAGGCGACCGCGGTATCGCGGTCGACCCTAAGCGGGTTGAAGAGTTTCGCGCCGGCGTACCGGAAGCCATTCGCTATGCCAAAGCACTGAACTGTACTCAGGTGAACTGTCTGGCAGGGATAGTCCCTGCCGGTGTGACCCCGGGTCAGGCGGAAGCCACCTTTGTTGATAACTTGCGCTTTGCTGCGGCTGAGCTGAAAAAAGCAGGGATTCACCTGATTATCGAAGCGATCAACACCCGTGATATTCCAGGTTTCTTCCTCAATACCACCAAACAAGGTCTGGATATTATTGAGAAAGTTGGCAGTGACAATCTGGAGCTGCAATACGACATCTACCACATGCAAATCATGGAAGGTGATCTGGCAACCACGTTGAGTCGTGAACTGGGCCAAATTCGTCACGTGCAGCTGGCTGACAACCCAGGTCGTCACGAGCCGGGTACAGGCGAAATTAACTATCACTTTATGTTCAGGCATCTGGATGAAATTGGCTACGAAGGCTGGGTGGGCTGTGAGTACAAACCGCAGACAACGACCGCAGAAGGCCTTGGCTGGCTGAAAGAATTTAATCAAATCTAA
- a CDS encoding 2OG-Fe(II) oxygenase: MDLDTMLESLHTQGWCVWDDFLSANEISALLQCLPSEWSQAGIGRQDAHTHVASIRSDKIHWLKEEMGQPVHHYLDKMEVIRQAANRYLYLGLFEYEAHFAKYEQGDFYKKHRDSFRGKANRILTTVLYLNDQDWQETDGGELVIYNDDDSFLTKLVPKGGRLVMFLSEDFPHEVLPAHRPRFSIAGWFRLNGVSAGSLDIAV, encoded by the coding sequence ATGGATCTCGACACTATGCTTGAGAGCCTGCACACACAGGGCTGGTGTGTGTGGGACGATTTTCTTTCTGCAAACGAAATATCTGCATTGTTGCAATGTTTACCCTCTGAATGGTCACAAGCAGGCATTGGGCGTCAGGATGCCCATACGCATGTGGCGTCGATCCGAAGCGATAAGATTCACTGGCTGAAAGAAGAGATGGGCCAGCCAGTTCATCACTATCTGGATAAGATGGAAGTGATCCGCCAGGCGGCGAATCGTTACCTCTATCTGGGCTTGTTCGAATACGAAGCGCATTTTGCCAAGTACGAGCAGGGGGATTTCTATAAAAAACATCGTGATAGTTTTCGTGGTAAAGCCAACCGTATTCTGACGACAGTTCTGTATCTGAACGATCAAGACTGGCAGGAAACGGATGGGGGAGAGCTGGTGATCTACAATGATGATGATAGCTTTCTGACAAAGCTGGTGCCCAAAGGCGGGCGCCTGGTGATGTTTTTATCTGAAGACTTTCCTCATGAAGTGCTGCCCGCACATCGTCCGCGTTTCAGTATTGCGGGCTGGTTCCGTCTCAACGGCGTGAGCGCGGGAAGTCTGGATATTGCGGTATAA
- a CDS encoding GntR family transcriptional regulator, with translation MTTPVKKKSTLKKSPTVGPTLTQDDIVYGHIFDAILEQRLPPNTKLNEEALGEIFGVSRTIIRRALLRLSVEQIVKIRPNRGAIVAAPNVEEARQVLKAREVLELAITELAVEHATSEQIAKLRELVKEEHAAFDQGDVGRGIRLSGEFHIQLASMANNPPLLSFQRSIVSQTSLIIALYEVGNRGQCSFDEHNQLLDAIEAGETEKAVSLMRNHLGHINAKLALDDEAISSDLHAVFSDVVLKRR, from the coding sequence GTGACCACGCCAGTGAAAAAAAAGTCAACGTTAAAGAAATCACCCACTGTGGGTCCGACACTTACCCAGGATGATATTGTCTACGGACACATTTTTGATGCCATCCTGGAACAGCGCCTGCCACCAAACACCAAGCTGAATGAAGAAGCACTGGGTGAAATTTTCGGTGTCAGCCGAACCATTATCCGCCGTGCCTTGCTTCGCCTGTCTGTCGAGCAGATTGTCAAAATTCGCCCGAACCGTGGTGCCATTGTTGCTGCGCCCAATGTTGAAGAGGCCCGGCAGGTATTGAAAGCACGCGAAGTGTTAGAGCTCGCCATCACAGAGTTGGCCGTTGAACATGCGACCAGCGAACAAATCGCCAAATTGCGTGAACTGGTCAAAGAAGAGCATGCTGCTTTTGATCAAGGCGATGTGGGCCGCGGTATCCGCCTCTCCGGTGAATTCCATATCCAGCTGGCCAGCATGGCCAACAACCCGCCTTTGCTTTCCTTCCAGCGCAGTATTGTGTCGCAAACTTCTCTGATCATTGCACTGTATGAAGTCGGCAACCGAGGTCAATGCTCTTTTGATGAACATAACCAGCTGCTGGACGCCATTGAAGCGGGTGAAACAGAAAAAGCCGTTTCGCTGATGCGTAATCACCTGGGTCACATCAATGCAAAATTAGCCCTGGATGATGAAGCAATCAGCAGTGATCTGCACGCGGTATTTTCTGATGTTGTGTTGAAGCGAAGATAG
- a CDS encoding triacylglycerol lipase, translating to MVFKRRMNRTLQLLLSDLSDRAVANASQWRAGLGAFVETGLPPVPSDLVIATMNGVMGDALAERKSRLAQRMAFSSGMQPLSLDPLTLASQLPQPQARIVVCIHGWCMNDSQWQRKPHDHGRNLVKFGYTPVYLRYNTGRHISSNGEDFALLLEQLIAAWPCPVQEIVMIAHSMGGLVSRSACFYAAKHQVSWINQLSTLVTLGTPHNGAPLAKLASWAETRIAAVPYLQSVANLTRLRSAGSKDLSLGTICHSDWQREPPPVYPLRPPLPDGVACYAVASCLSKDTQDERNRRIGDGLVPVSSALGEGSEQQLAVGFPSPNQCVLGSVNHMGLLTHPLVSRKIEQWVLANSL from the coding sequence ATGGTATTCAAGCGACGGATGAATCGTACACTTCAGTTGCTGCTCAGCGATCTGTCAGATCGTGCTGTTGCCAACGCCAGTCAGTGGCGGGCAGGTTTGGGAGCCTTTGTTGAAACCGGTTTGCCGCCGGTGCCCAGCGATCTGGTGATCGCCACCATGAACGGTGTGATGGGAGATGCGCTTGCAGAGCGCAAAAGCCGGCTCGCCCAGAGAATGGCATTCAGCAGCGGTATGCAGCCACTGAGTCTGGACCCGCTGACGCTGGCCAGCCAATTGCCGCAGCCGCAGGCTCGGATCGTGGTTTGTATCCACGGCTGGTGTATGAATGACAGCCAATGGCAACGGAAACCCCATGACCATGGGCGGAATTTGGTGAAGTTTGGCTATACCCCTGTGTATCTGCGTTACAACACAGGGCGTCACATATCCTCTAATGGTGAAGATTTCGCGTTATTGCTAGAGCAGCTGATTGCCGCCTGGCCTTGTCCGGTGCAGGAAATAGTGATGATTGCCCACAGCATGGGTGGGCTGGTCAGCAGGAGTGCATGCTTCTATGCTGCAAAACATCAGGTGAGCTGGATAAATCAGCTATCTACACTGGTGACCCTGGGCACCCCGCATAATGGCGCACCTTTAGCAAAACTTGCCAGTTGGGCCGAAACCCGGATTGCGGCGGTGCCTTATCTGCAATCCGTGGCCAATCTGACCCGGCTGCGCAGTGCCGGCAGTAAAGATCTCAGTCTGGGCACGATCTGCCATTCCGACTGGCAACGGGAGCCGCCGCCGGTTTACCCGCTGCGTCCGCCTCTGCCGGACGGTGTAGCTTGTTATGCTGTTGCCAGCTGTTTGAGCAAAGATACTCAGGATGAAAGAAACCGCCGTATCGGCGATGGTTTGGTGCCAGTTTCGAGTGCGTTGGGCGAAGGGAGTGAACAGCAACTGGCCGTGGGATTTCCGTCACCCAACCAGTGTGTGTTAGGCAGTGTGAATCATATGGGGTTGCTCACACATCCGCTGGTTTCCAGAAAAATTGAACAGTGGGTTCTGGCAAACAGTCTGTAA